In a genomic window of Mycolicibacterium neoaurum VKM Ac-1815D:
- a CDS encoding alpha/beta hydrolase, with the protein MSTAQQIRIDTPDGGHLAAEHHHADSDDLTDTHGRPCIVMAHGVGATRDCGLDGFAAALVAAGADVIAFDYRHFAGSSGEPRQLVHLQRQIQDYHHAVGHARSLSGVDPDRIVVWGVSLSGGHVLRVAAEDHRIAGVISLTPAVDGAAAVRTMLGAHGPGHVMRLLRIGLADQVAALRHRPAVLAPIVGHSGEPAALCAPGAVDGMQAIAGPTWRNAIAARVLLRIGMYRPGAGAIRIACPVLMQIADGDRSAPPGAATSAATRARATVHHYPCDHFDVYPGAAHHDRVTAHQKAFLRRVLAPRAVMVP; encoded by the coding sequence TTGAGCACCGCACAGCAGATCCGTATCGACACACCCGACGGCGGACATCTGGCGGCCGAGCACCACCACGCCGACAGCGATGACCTGACCGACACCCACGGGCGTCCGTGCATCGTGATGGCGCATGGCGTCGGTGCCACCCGGGACTGCGGCCTCGACGGCTTCGCGGCGGCACTGGTGGCCGCGGGCGCCGACGTGATCGCCTTCGACTACCGCCACTTCGCCGGATCCTCCGGTGAGCCAAGGCAACTCGTGCACCTGCAACGACAGATCCAGGACTACCATCATGCCGTCGGTCATGCCAGGTCACTGTCCGGGGTGGACCCGGACCGGATCGTGGTGTGGGGTGTCTCGCTGTCCGGCGGACACGTGTTGCGGGTCGCTGCCGAGGATCACCGGATCGCCGGCGTCATCAGCCTGACACCCGCGGTGGACGGTGCTGCGGCGGTGCGGACGATGCTCGGAGCGCACGGACCCGGCCACGTCATGCGGCTGTTACGGATCGGGCTCGCCGACCAAGTGGCCGCACTGCGCCACCGACCAGCGGTACTCGCGCCGATCGTCGGACACTCCGGTGAGCCCGCTGCACTGTGCGCCCCCGGCGCGGTGGACGGTATGCAGGCGATCGCCGGGCCCACCTGGCGCAATGCCATCGCGGCGCGGGTGCTCCTGCGGATCGGGATGTATCGGCCGGGTGCCGGCGCCATCCGCATCGCGTGTCCGGTGCTGATGCAGATCGCCGATGGTGACCGTAGCGCGCCCCCGGGAGCCGCGACGTCGGCCGCCACCCGGGCCCGCGCCACCGTGCATCACTACCCGTGTGACCACTTCGACGTCTACCCCGGTGCGGCACACCATGATCGCGTCACCGCACACCAGAAGGCGTTCCTGCGCCGGGTGCTGGCGCCGCGAGCCGTCATGGTTCCGTGA
- a CDS encoding TetR/AcrR family transcriptional regulator, whose protein sequence is MPADAAKATRRRNPGRPQPRGEHRRHRLLAVLAEHLEHQSLADISVAAVAEEAGLARSAFYFYFSSKNEAVTHLLGEIFDTQIDEASRVISRPGDPRVNLSESLHLAVQSWVTQRRRFLAMLDARDADPETREIWEAWLRRYEDFVAGYIDEHRSTAPIPSRELAHSLISLNALTLERHLRGTGLASAESVHAALEHIWVNAIYGEPTSTIDRSSR, encoded by the coding sequence GTGCCAGCTGACGCGGCCAAGGCCACCCGCCGGCGCAATCCCGGCAGGCCTCAACCACGTGGCGAGCACCGGCGCCATCGACTGTTGGCGGTGCTGGCCGAGCACCTGGAACACCAATCGTTGGCCGATATCTCGGTCGCCGCGGTGGCCGAGGAGGCCGGCTTGGCGCGTTCTGCGTTCTACTTCTATTTCAGCAGTAAGAACGAAGCGGTGACCCATCTGCTGGGCGAGATCTTCGATACCCAGATCGACGAGGCCAGCAGGGTCATCAGCAGGCCTGGAGACCCGCGGGTCAATCTGTCGGAATCACTGCACCTGGCTGTGCAATCTTGGGTGACCCAGCGCCGGCGATTCCTCGCGATGCTCGACGCCCGCGATGCCGATCCGGAGACGCGCGAGATCTGGGAAGCATGGCTGCGGCGCTACGAAGACTTCGTCGCCGGTTATATCGACGAGCACCGATCCACGGCACCGATCCCGTCACGCGAACTGGCCCACTCACTCATATCGCTGAATGCGCTGACGCTGGAACGCCATCTGCGCGGCACCGGGCTGGCGAGCGCCGAGTCGGTCCACGCGGCCCTGGAGCACATCTGGGTCAACGCGATTTACGGCGAACCGACCTCCACGATCGATCGGAGTTCCCGTTGA